One Sus scrofa isolate TJ Tabasco breed Duroc chromosome 1, Sscrofa11.1, whole genome shotgun sequence DNA segment encodes these proteins:
- the LOC110256969 gene encoding olfactory receptor 4C11-like: MQPNNSISEFILLGLTLDLKKQNMVFVIFFIFYVGTLGGNLLIIVTIRSSQTLGSPMYFFLFYLSIADTCFSTTTAPRLIVDALSEKKIISYNECLTQIFALHLFGSMEIFVLVLMAIDRYVAICKPLHYPTIMRRQVCIILIGLAWIGSFIHSMAQIILALRLPFCGSNLIDHYCCDMQPLLKLACMDIYVMNLLVVFNSGALCTTGFVMLMISYIVILHSLRNHSAEGRKKALSTCTSHIIVVVLFFGPCIFIYTRPPTTFPMDKMVAVFYTIGTPFLNPLIYTLRNAEVKNAMRRLCHVRMNSESKR; the protein is encoded by the coding sequence ATGCAGCCAAACAACAGTATCTCTGAGTTCATACTGTTAGGATTGACACTGGATCTTAAGAAGCAAAACATGGTGTTTGTGATCTTCTTCATTTTCTATGTGGGAACTCTGGGGGGCAATTTGCTTATTATTGTGACCATCAGGTCCAGCCAAACACTTGGGagccccatgtacttcttcctgttttatttgtCCATTGCTGATACCTGTTTTTCCACTACCACAGCACCTAGACTCATTGTGGATGCTCtgtctgaaaagaaaatcatatcttACAATGAGTGTCTGACTCAAATCTTTGCACTGCATTTATTTGGCAGCATGGAGATCTTTGTCCTTGTCCTCATGGCCATTGATCgttatgtggccatctgcaagccactGCATTACCCAACTATCATGAGGCGCCAGGTCTGCATCATACTGATTGGTCTTGCATGGATAGGGTCTTTTATACATTCTATGGCTCAGATTATCCTGGCTTTGAGACTGCCCTTCTGTGGATCCAATTTGATTGATCACTATTGCTGTGATATGCAGCCCTTGCTGAAACTTGCCTGCATGGATATTTATGTGATGAACCTACTCGTGGTATTTAATAGTGGAGCCCTTTGCACAACTGGTTTTGTAATGCTGATGATCTCATACATTGTCATCTTGCATTCACTACGAAACCATAgcgcagaagggaggaaaaaagctcTCTCCACTTGCACTTCCCACATCATTGTAGTTGTCCTGTTTTTTGGtccatgtatattcatatatacccGCCCCCCAACTACATTCCCCATGGACAAGATGGTGGCAGTATTTTATACTATTGGAACACCCTTTCTCAATCCGCTCATCTACACCCTGAGGAATGCagaagtgaaaaatgccatgagaaGGTTATGTCATGTCAGAATGAATTCAGAAAGCAAAAGATGA